The genome window TATTTTACCAATGTACAAAGCCAAGGGTGTACCAAAATTTCAAACTTTTGAACTGCGAAAAGGCAAATAAACTCGTGCGTGCCACTGCTGGTCTTCTGTGTCTTTCACGCGTCCTGTAGCTATCTGTGAGTGAGGCCCTTTTCTGTGTGGAAGGCTGACAAATCCACGGTTCTTTCTTGGCTTCTTGCCTATGACGATGAGCAGGAATCAAAGCGCGCAAGTGCTACTTTACCACCGTGGGTCGAAAATCTATCCAGACCAGGATGTTTCACGTGGATCGGGCCGCAATTTCGGCCGATCCTGGCCCAAACCAACAAGGTAATAGAGATAAACATCAGGTATAACCGtataagagcaactccaagagtTCTCTGATAGACTTTCTAAATCAATAATTTAAGTAGTCAACACAAAAACTcatctccaacagttctctaaatgaactttttAAATTTAATTTCTCATCTAACTTTATTtcctctctacatttggcaaccatttagCAACCCCATAAAAAAATATTTACTGCATTATGTGGATAATGAAGGTAATTGATGACATTTGTGACTTTACTTTTTTATGTGAACAGATACAAAACAAAactacaacctatatttagagaattATTGGAGAACTCATATTTTTTATTTCCAAATTATTTAGTAACTTTTTAAATCTATGatttagagcaactccaagagattAGCTAAAAAGACTAGCCAAATTTACTGATTTAGCTACTCTCTAAAATAGATTTTAAAGAAAAAGTGTAGGCTAATCCAACAGACTCAGTAAACCTACGGACTGAATAGAGAGTGAAGCAGGCTATCCAAAATTGGAGAGCGAAGATGAAGAAATAGAGAGCCACTAAATTTAAAGAGTCGTTTACAGAGTTTATTGGATACAATTTTCTTTTAATATTAGCTAAATTTACATTTACAAAACCATATACCTCGTCTCTTGGAATTGcttttagagagctaaaatttacatagCTACTGGAGTTCCTCTATGTGTTACTAAAAATTGAGGAGAGGGGTGGGGCTGCATCTGCATGGCCCCCTTCGCGGCTTTGACCTCTCCCATGTGGATGGATCCGCCCTGGGCCGATAGCCAACCACAACCAGCCAAACAACACGGACGCGGCAGCGGCCGCCCCACCCCGCCACTTGTTATCGGGCGtaggggtgggcattttaaaaccgaaaaccgaatccgaacccgaaccgaacccgaatagaccgaattgtcggtctattcgggttttcgggttcgggttcggttcctatatgtgttatatttcgggttatgggttcgggttcggttcctaatctttaaaacccgaatagacctaataacccgaaatgtaaaaaagctcttaatatgtgatggtattattatatgatttatgaacttattagctagaaataatgatatcgtcttaacgatagtatatatatctttgtatgctaatttttatagtcacttgttgtagtaatagtactttcaattaattattcattgtatatattttaacaaaatatactagtctctctacaattcgggtctattcggtggaccgaatagaccgaaccgaaattgtgagtctattcgggttcggttcctaaaatatttttggaaatttcggttctcatttttcaaaacccgaaatttcacaaacccgaatagaccgaaccgaattaccctaatagaccgaatgcccaACCCTAATCGAGCGCGAAAGGAACGGAACGGCgcagccgcggcggcggcggcggctcatgTAAGCTCCCCACCAGCGACCAGTGGACACGTATATCCATCTCCCCTCGCACAGTCGCAACTCGCACGCATCCGTCCTCGGCCTCGTTCCGTCCGCCAGCAATGCCGCTGGCGCTCGCGCAACTGCAGGACTTGCGGGACCGCATCTCCGACCGCCTCCGCCCATGGAGCCGCTCCGCGCAGTTCTGGGTCCGCGCCGCGGACATCTACACCAGCTACAAGGTGAGCCGGCTAGCCGCTGCAAAATTGGTGTGCGGTATATGTGCTTGTTTATATGCCCCTGAGTCTAAGCTGCGTTTGTTTTAATTGTGAATCGCTTTGGTCGTTCCAGGTGTGCCAGCTGCGCGCGGGGTTCGTGAAGGACGAGGACGAGCTAGAGACCATGTGGGAGCGGCAGCACGAGCTCGGCGCGGAGAAGATGTACTCCCTCTGCTCCGAGCTCGGCGGTCTCTTCCTCAAGGTTGGTGAGCAGTGTGCATGGGTTCGCCCTGTTCTTTTtttcctccccctcctctctGATTTTCAAATTGCCCCAACCCCACCCACCAAAAAAGCGCGTGTGACAGAAGCTGCAATCCGATTGTGTGCTGTAACTGTGACTGCGCTTGTGGAGTTGCGGTGCTTTTTATCATCATGTGCTGCATGACACTGGATAGGTGGATTTTGAACAGGCTGCTCAAATTCTGGGAAAACCTGACCTGGCACCGATGGCTTGGGTGAAGAGACTTGTTACGCTGTGTGATCAAGCCCCatccacgccatttgatgtggttAGAGATGTTGTGGAGAAACAGTTGGGGAAGAACTTCGATGACATGTTTGAATTCTTCGATGTCGAGCCTGTTGGGTCTGCTTCTATTGCACAGGTTCGTGCTTAGGTATCTCTCTTCACCTGTGAAATCTGGGCAGCAGGGTAACATCTGTACTTTCTACCTCCTGCGGCCTGCCAATTTTAGGTCTGTGCAAATGTTGTTTGCTTCTTTGTAACATAACATCACATACGTACTGGTGACAAATCACTTATTTTCTTACTAATTGTTTAGATATTTTGGAAGTTTTATTTTGCTTCATATTTATTAGGTGCATCGAGCAAGGCTTAAATTATCAAAGACAGACGTTGCTGTCAAGGTTAGTAATATGCTATGTGTTTTGTTAACAACTATTTGAAACCTCAATTTTTTCGAATGTCATAATGAATTAGGAATTGACCAGGTTCAACATCCAGGAGCCGAACAACTGATGATGGTTGATATTCGGAATATGCAAGCAATGGCCTTGTTTTTGCAGAAGCATGACCTCAACTTTGATCTATTCTCTGCCACCAAAGAGATGGAAAAACAGGTTTCTCCCCCACTCCCATAGCTTTCTGTTTTGTCCCTTGTCCAGGTAATCTGGTATATTTTTCTACACCTTtcctaaataaccctaaaattttgAGCCTCTTTCTGCGCTTATAATTATGTTGACATAAAATAAGTCAGTTTGCCGTGTTTCAAATTACTATTGAACCTGTCAAACTGCACAGGATGGTACTATATGCAGATCCTTTATAAGAGTTGACACATCATGGATTCTGCTATCTACTATCTTATATCTAATTAATCAGCAGCTTTCAAATTTAGGATCACTAaaatagggtttcaacatttctttttctttttttcttcaaCTGTCGCAGTCGAAAATTTAATTTCTTATCTTAGAGCTAATGGGAAAGCTTCCTCTTAACATTGTTTTCATAGTAATGTCGCATGGTAACTATTATGTATCTTTGGTGAAGAAGTAATGCAACACAAGGTTAATAGAAGGTTCAAATATTAGATATATGCATGTGCACAAAAGAATAAACTCAGTCATTCTTTCTACATATTAGCTGGAAGAACAAGGAAGACATATCTAGAGTCCCCATTTTGACCGTTAGAAACAAGAAATGACTCCTATTTGTATCTGGACCATGATTGACCACTTATATATTTACATTAGCCAAAGGAGGTTAGCTGTTCCAATATATTGGTCTTCATAAACATGCATCTCCTATATGGAAATACGTAGTGTTAACATCATTTTTGTTTTGATAAAGGAAGTAGATTTTACTCTTTAAGTTGTAGAGAATATATTGTTGTGTTTCGTTTCTTGTTAATACCTCAATTTCACACCAGTGCGAGCCTTGTGTGGTATTAAAGTATTGATTTGTTTTTTTTTATGTTTGCTTCTGAAGATATGTTATGAGTTTGACTTTGTGCGTGAAGCAAGAGCAATGGAAAGAATACGAGAATTTCTACGTGTCACTAATAAGAAACCTCCGGTTATGGTGCCTCGTGTGATTCCTGGGATGGTTAGCAGGTATAGTATAATATCATAGCTGCTCACTTAGCCAAAGTGTTCTTCAGGTTATTTTATTGAATCCTAGTTCTATACCATATGTTCAGTTGGATGCAAGGGTTGACTCTAGTTTGATGGTTTCAACGGAGCAATTATAAATCAGCCACTTACTGATACTGGGACACTAATTACTTTTAGCCATTCTAGATCTTCCCTTTGCATGATGCTTCTTTATGCAAAGTTAATATTTGCATTTCAAGTGTGTTTCCTCCATCATGCAGTGCTTGTGTTATTGAATCTTCCTGGCCTTCTAGATTCTGTATCTGGACTTCCAGGGATTAACAGTATCTTGTACTGGCTTGCTTGGATATTTAGAGCTAATAAATAAAGCAATATTTATCACTTCCATTGCACAATATCCAGAAGTCTGTTGCTGATTTTAAATCATACCTTTCTTTGTTCTTGTATTCCAAATGTATAAACTTGATTTTTATATACTGTATGCTGTTAGATAGATCAGACACTTAACTACGATCTAATGTAGTGGGCTAGTGGCTGAACTTTTACTGAACCTCTATCACTTTTGTTTCTTTGCATATGCAACATGTGACAGTTTTAAGACCAATCAATATATGAGGTATTGAGGTTATTCTGTTGTTGTATTAACTAAATGTTCtttttttgtttatatgttttgtTAGAGAAGTTTTGATAATGGAATTTATCAAGGGGACCCCAATAATGAATCTTGGCAATGAAATGGCTAAAAGGGGCATAGATCCTGGTGGTAAGATTGCAGCAATGGCAAAGCAGTAAGCTCCTTCGTCTCAAAAGAGTACGATTCTCATTTGCTTAGTTTACAGAACCTTGTGCTAGTTCTAAGGATCAATGTTATTGGATGAATATAAATATATGATAAAATTTCATGCCACTCAGTTTAGTCACTATTGACAGACCTTGAAAAGCAATTAGTTTTTTTTATCAAACATGCAGGAGAGCAGCAAAGTTATCAAACTGCGTCTGGTGCAGTGTTGTGAGTTCTCTGATTCAccaggtcagaggttcgaagcaaCCTCTTCGCATTTGCGGGAAGATGACTTACCTTGGTTCATCCCTTCTCTAGACCCCACTCATGTGTGAGCCTTCATCACTGGGTCTGCCAGCCCTTTTGCACATGCAGGAAAGCTGTGTATCATATATTAAAAAAAGGGTGTACCCAGTGCCAtaggcttcccgcactgtgcggCGTACCTAGTGTCGTAGACTTCCCGTACCCAGCGCCAAACCTTACCCAcataatatgcagaggctgggACCTTCCGGTTATAGACGGTAGGCTCTACCGCTGCACTATGCCCGCCCTTCGCACCAGGCCCACCCTTCTGTGTATCATATATTAAGATCTAAGAAAAACAGAAGGGGGACAAGAGCCCTTGCAAACACCCACCACCCACAAGAGCTGTTAAATAAAACAGAAGGGGGACAAGAGCTGTTAAATAATATTATAACTCGCTGTTGATAAATATAGGACTGACCCTGACTAAAGCCTAGAAACCTGCACTGTTTTCCATCCGGCACAAGAGCAAGGTGGGAAGTACCCCTAGCCCTGGCCAGACTCCAATTTAACAGCTTCTTCTTAGCGAGAAAAAAATGCTCTAGCCATTTTTGGGGAAGCCCCATCAAACACACTCCAATTGCAGTGTTTCCAAATTATCGAAGCTCCGAGGACGATGATAGAATGGAGACCTTTTCTGATGGGACAGGACCATCCACCATTGATTCAGCTATCGCCCACCAGTCATCAAAGCATACATCTTCATTTTTTGGGGAGAGACCTTGTAAACCGAGTCTTTGCAGCAGGAGAAACCATAATTCTCGTGCAAAAATGCCAGACACAAGTAGATGTTTGATTGTTTCATCAGcttgatcgcaaagtgggcaatgAGCAGGATGTGGGGGACTGGGGGGCTCCACTGCGAGAGACGACCAGCTGTCTAGCACCTTCTATGAGCCACCAGCCACATAAAAAACTTGCATTTTCCTGGATCCCAGAATTTCCAAATCCTCTCCCAGGGCCTAAAGAGGGCAGCACCATGAAACATTCCATTGCATACACATTTGTCAAAGTAGTGGGCAGAGCTAGGCCCCTTTGTTGGGGTCAGCGGTCAGCCGACCCCGATGATTTTTGGCTAAATCAATAGAAAATTACTGATTTACATTGTTGACAACGCTAATGGCCCCAACCTATACTGTTGAAGACCCCATGGACTCTTTTGGCTGACTTTGCCCCTTCCACCTCGGGCTGAAGCACCACCTCACAAAGCATGCACCCAGAGACGAAGAAACTCAGTAATGACTTCAACAGTTAGAGCTCCAGTGATGTCAAAAATCCTGGTGTGATTTGAGAGAGCCCCCCGTACAGTCTGCTTGTTAGGTTTTTTTGGCACTAAAGAGAACAATTGAGGTGTAAGGCCAGCGATACATTGTCTGTGGATGCACCTGTCAGTCCAAAACATCATGGAGGTACCATTACACCAACTTCTGAGACCACTGCCATGGAGAAGAAAACCCGGACAGAGCCATGAATTTGAACTTGTAAGGCTAACAAAGGACGATGAGGATCTGTTTTTTTTTCAAACATAACCTAATCTTGAGTGCCCATCCAAGGTTTTGTTGATTGTAGATGCCGAAGATGCCCATCCTAATCTTTCCAATGGCTTTTAGGGCCCATGGTGGAAGCTCAATGGCCATTGCCAAGTAGACTAGCATTGAGTTGAGGACAAATTGGACCAAGATATGTTGACCAGCACGCATGCCTTCTATCCTGGAAGTCGATCTGCTATCTTATCAATAATGGGCTGGATTTGAGCTTAGATCAGTTTCTCTAGAAAGAGAGGAATTTAAAGATATATACAGGAAAGTCTAGTAACTGACATGGCATGAGGTTCAGTTCTGTATGTGTGATGTCGTCCTTTGTCTAATGGATAGGTCGCACATTGCTCTTGTGAATGTTGGTTTCAGACCTGTTTTTTTGGCACGAggcaaaccccaaatccatttaaTCAGACAGAAATACAATTGTTTTGAGATAGTAGTTCAAGAAGACAAAGAGCCCAGAAAAGGACTACCCTGCGCTATAGCATGATTACAGTTCTATCTCAGAACTCAGGCTGACTCCATAATCATGGCTTACCCCAAAAAACGAAAATCACCCAAGCAAGCATCCTACATACAGTATAAGACTCCTGAAACATCTGAAACAAGCACAGAAACATCCAGAAATAAAAAAAAAGGTCAAACTGAAGTCCTCCAGTCGGGCACTCGGGCATCCTTCGCACCGTGTTTTTCATGCCTCATTGTCATCATCCTCTTGGCATTCTCCAAGATTCAGCTGATCACCTCCCCCATCATTTCAACAATTGAATGCCAGAATCTCCATCGCCACCTGCAACATAGTGTTCACTCCTTCAACGAGTGTTTCCCTATGAGCTCAGCGTATAGATCTATCCAATACCGCATAAGGGCCTGTTCGGATCCACCTAGATGGAAGGGGATTGAGAGGGATTAAATCCCTTCCCATTTAATTTTGACTAGAAGGGGAAAAAACTCCAATCCCGCTCGAACCACCTctaaccaaacaagccctaagggtGCACACATGACAAATGATTTCAATAGGATTCTTTAACAGTTTTCCAGTGTTAAACCAATGTCGCTAACAGAGGGTCTGAATGATTAGAAACATTCTCTTTTTTTGCAAATTCATTTTTTTATCCATGTCTTTAATTACTTTAAATTCTAATGATTAGGTTATCTCAAAAGTACCCCCATTTCTGACGCAGGAAGATTTTGTCAGATCTTACTCTTGCATATGGTCAAATGATCTTGAAGGATGGCTTTTTCCATGCAGATCCACACCCAGGAAACATCCTTATCTGCAAGGACACAGAGGCAAGAGACCTCTTAAACCCTTCAATATCCTTTTACAGGGCAATGGCAGCTTCCAGTTAAATGTTCTTCTTTGTTATTTTTCTTAGGTGGCTTTACTTGATTATGGACAAGTGAAAGAAATGCCAGAAGATTTACGGCTGGCTTATGCAAATCTTGTAGTTGCAATGGCCGATGATGATTTCTCGAGGGCTGAGGAAAGTTTCAGGTATGCTCAATTGCACGCTATGCATTGTTGGTCTAAACGGTTGTTGAGCTCGTTTAGAATCTACACTGGCACACCGTTTCCATTTATCGCCCATTCATCCAATTTAAATGGCCATTTTGCCTGAATTATGGCTAAAAGGTAGGTGACCGACTGTTTAGCGTTTAGCAAAACACTAACAGCATGCTATGTTAATTAGTGAACAAAAATATTTTATGTTGTTTCTGTAACAAAGCAGTCTGAGCTAGCAAACTAATGAAGATATGACATACTGATTCCTGTCCAAAATGAAAAGATGGGTACTGAGTTTTGTTGAATAAATCTGGATGTATTACCTGTTTTGCTTATGGACTACAAAATATTTCAGGGAGCTGGGTATCCGAACATGGGCCATAACTGATAACAAACTAGAAGAATTGTTTCAGTTATCCCTGCGAATGTTCGATACAAGATTACCACCAGGTGTAACTGTTATGTCACCTTTTGCCGATGATTCTTCGCTTAACAAAATTGGAGTGGAGGTATGGTCACTCCTTCAAGAATCGAACAGGCAAACATATAACCTCTACGTTTTTCTTAACCAATCCTATATTCGTGCCCATCCATTTATCTGCATTATCTACACACATTGACACATAGACAATCTATCCATGTACTAATGTGTAGTTTGACCTCCTAATCTGCTTCCTTAAAAATGACTTGTCGTTTTCTATTTGAAGAGCTTCCCGGAGGAGCTATTTTCAGTGCTTCGAACAATCCAGCTTTTGCGAGGGTTGACTGTGGGCATGGGCCTTACATTCTCGTGCGCCCAGCATTGGAGACCGATAGCTGAGGAGGCGTTGTTAAAAGCTGGAAGACAAAGCGGTAAATGTGTTTTATAATCTGCATAATTTTTTTGGTACGGTAAGTTCTGATAGATAGATAGATGGAGTGATGGACTAATTTTAACTTATTCCATGTTGACGCAGCTTCAAAATCAAGAAAACAGAAGAGGAGTTTTCTGAGGAGATTGTTTTGGTGAAGTAGGCATTTAGCCGCATAGCGAACATCAAAGGACATGGTATACGAACATTCTGTGATGAAACGGAAGTAGCCAAAAGCTCGAGCCTTCGATTTTTAGACAGTACATCTGTCCATATTCGTTTACCTTGGGTGCGTGTTATTTTATATATTTGCTCATTCCTTTATCACTATGTGTTTTTTGGGATTCAGTATATAGTTGGGATTGTATCGGAAGCTGACATGTACACAAGTGACATGGACCAATTCAAAGGAAATCATCGTGGTATGTGGGGGTTTGTTCTGTGGACTTTTTTTGTTTCTGATGTGAGGGGTTGCAGCACCACTGGTTTGAAGCCGCCATGCAAAGAATTCTTTTCCCCCAAAAAACTGAGCCCTCGTATATTTTTAGCTTACCTAGACGAAAATCGGACCAATCCTTGTGGTCTGTTTATCCCAGTCACTGCACCATTCTTACCGAAAAATTGCAGCCTTTGAGTTGGGTCCCCTTGTTGCCATCCTTTTGTCCATTCGGAGTGAAGTGATGTTTCTTCGAAATGATTGTGATTGGAACCGGTAGTAGCAACCGCACGCGCGCTAATATCCTACTACTAGCTAGtacgtactccctccgtttctttttattagtcgctggatagtgcaattgcactatccagcgactaataaaaagaaacggagggagtagtatATTATTATTACGAGATATGTTTGTACTAATCCACGGTATTCTTGTACGTGTACCAGCGCGTGTGAGATGAGATGTCGCTCCGGGGTGGTGTTTGTACTAATCCACGGTCTTCTTGTACGTGTACCAGCGTGCGATAAGCAGGTAGACGCCGAAGTTTCCGACGCAGAGCATGGCGAGCAGCCAGAAGAAGTAGTCGAGGTGCGCGCGGTTGATGTCGTCGGGAATCCACCCATCATCCCGGCCGGCCCGCGCGGTGGCGCGCGCGACGACGGCGACGAGCGCGGAGCTGACGTAGTTCCCTAGCGCGAAGGACGTGATGGAGAGGCCCGAGCAGAGGCTCCGCACGGCGTCGGGCGCCTGGTCGTAGAAGAACTCGATCTGGCCGATGAGCGTGAACACCTCGGACGCGCCCACCACCACGTACTGCGGCACCTGCCAGAAGATGGAGAGCGGCAGGTAACGGGCGTCCCCGCCGGCGCCCGTGTGGGTGTCGTAGTACACGCCGTGGCGCGCGACGACGCGGCGCCGCGCCACCTCCAGCGCCCCCGCGGCGAGCATGGCAGCGGCGAGCACGAGGAGGCCGGCGCCCATGCGCGCCAGCTGCGTGAAGCCGCGGCGGTGGCCCGTGGCGCGGCGCGCTAGCGGGACCACGAGGCGGTCGTAGAGCGGCACCCACAGCATGACGCTGAGGGTGTCGAAGACGGAGAGCGCGGCGGCCGGCACGCGGAATCCGCCGCCCACGTGCGGGTCCAGCGTGTCGCCCTGCAGGACGAAGGTGGTGGTCATCTGCGTGTACGCCGCCGCGAAGACGATGCCGCTCGCCCACACCGGCAGCAGCCGCAGCATGCGCTTAAGCTCCTCCACCTGCGTCACCGTGCACAGGCGCCACGCGCTCGCCGGCCGCCGCCGCGACTTGTCGTCCGCCGTCTCCACCGCGGCCTTGTCCAGGAACCTGCAGCGGGCAGTGTGTAGTCTGCTGGTGGGTCATGGGGCCCTTGGTTTGGTTTCAGTTTAAGATTTCAGTAGTAGAAGATTTGCATGGAATCTGCAAGTGAATAGCTCAAATCTCTGTATCAGACAGATTGTCGACGTGACGCGCGCGCATCTATTAATTGTTAATATTATCATCGACCGGCTGTCTGGCTGCTTCGTCTTCATCCAGTAGTGGCCTCGGTCTGATAATGACCACTACTACTGCTTGCCGCAGAAACGAAAGGTATGTGCGAGAAAACGATCGATCGTCAGTTAGGCATGGCATGCACACGACGACAAACTTGCCGCGCGGTGCAATGCAATCATGTAATCAGTTGGGAATGAAGAGTAGACCGTGACAGTGCAGGACCGCGCGCGAGGTGCACGATGGGAACTAAAGGACCATCTTTTTTAAAGTTTTATTATTATACTACTTCTGTTTTAAAATATTTATTGTTCattagtttatttttaaactaaaatacgAAAAACATAAAACAACGGATGAAGTGGTATACCACAAAAACGGAATGCATAAAATTATATCGATAACCCGACGCAGAATAATATCATGTTGCAATCGATCGAGAAAATTGCTCACGCTGCTAGAAACACCTACTAGTAGATCATAGACTATCACgcttttgactaagttaaaagagCAACACCTAGTGAGCAATGATAATATGACATGACTCAGCTTCTTTTGAATAAGGTAAATGAGTAACGCGTAGTGGCCAATAATATGACCTAACTTTGTAACTTCTAAGAACAATAGCCAACAGATCATGTATTTGACTGTGCAAATCATTGTTTTGTATTCTATATTACATTTTTTATACAGTGGAGTTTAAAATGAAAGATTTGAGTAGCTGGAGATATAGCCGAAGGATTCATTTACAACAATTTTGGgctttgatatatatatatatatatatatatatatatatatatatatatatatatatatatatatatatatatatatatatatatatatatatatatatatataactacaGGAAGCCCTGACCAGGTGTGCAGACCGCACCGGAGCCCTGGGCTTATTGTACCTACCTGTGTTTACgctaaattataatacgagttatgctgatgtgtgtatcagtttatgcaaatatagtctacgcatattacgtgaatcgggcccacgccgtcactataaaaacacccccacgccgccagagattaggttttagcggcggcggcggttccctcgggcgtgcgagGAGGCGCCCGTGAGCAGGAGAGCCCCGGCCGCCGCGGCGCTCTCCAGCCAGCGGATTGGCGGTCGTGGAGGGGGCGCGAGGAGGAGCCTCAGCGTCCGCGTCGGTACAGCTTCAGGAGGCACCGGTCAGGCGCGGCGGAGTGGGCGGCGGTGGTGCTGTTCATGGTGCTTgcggtcgtggtgctgctgggcgccgtggccgtccttgtggtggtgctgctgctgcagcCCCGCGTGTCGTACGTGGCGGTGCGGGCGGGCTGGCGGTGCTCTGCGCCTACCCGTTTCGCGTGCCCGCCAGGGGCGTCCTCCCGCTGGCGTACGTGGCGCGCGCGCAGGGCGCCCCGCTGGCGTACGTGGCGCGCGCGCAGGGCGCCCCGCTGGGCGACGCCGGCAGCGCCGCCATGGAGGCCGCGCTCCGCGACGGCGTGGTGCCGTTCCGGGTGGATGGGGAGGCCCGGACGCGATGGAAGGTCGCGGGGATCATCAGCGTCGACCAGTGGACGCGCCTGGCGTGCCAGCTCCGCTTCTTCTGGCCCAACGGCACCGTGCTCCCCTTCAGATGCATCTCCAAGTCCAAGTTCTTGTTCTTCTGACCGCCGTGCCCTCTGTATTGTCTAGTGGCTACTCTTCTGACCTCAGTTCCATGGCCGAGCGTGAGCGTGACGGATCAAGATTCAGGAACAGCAAATGACTTCATCGTTTTCTTTCTTGTCTTGGATTCGTTCAGTTATTAATTCACCCCCATGTCGCATGTATAGGTCGTCAAAAAAGATTTTGTCTTGGGTTCTTTCTTATTGCATTTTACGCTTCCACTAAAAAGCAAGTTCCACATTCGTCGTTTTAAAACAGATcattgatttacgctaaaattcgtatccATTTACGCTGTTTCGGATCACGTCTTACGCTTAAATCCACCTGACCTAGAACCCGAGCACGATCGGAGCGCGATTTTGACGTCGTAATTTAGGCCACATTCGTTGTTACGAAATAGATTGATGATCTACGATAAAATTTatacccatttacgctgtttggttcacgttttacgctgaaatttgaccaagccaaaatccgtgcacaatcgaacgtgatcaatctacgctgttttagctaa of Zea mays cultivar B73 chromosome 8, Zm-B73-REFERENCE-NAM-5.0, whole genome shotgun sequence contains these proteins:
- the LOC100281096 gene encoding protein kinase, with translation MPLALAQLQDLRDRISDRLRPWSRSAQFWVRAADIYTSYKVCQLRAGFVKDEDELETMWERQHELGAEKMYSLCSELGGLFLKAAQILGKPDLAPMAWVKRLVTLCDQAPSTPFDVVRDVVEKQLGKNFDDMFEFFDVEPVGSASIAQVHRARLKLSKTDVAVKVQHPGAEQLMMVDIRNMQAMALFLQKHDLNFDLFSATKEMEKQICYEFDFVREARAMERIREFLRVTNKKPPVMVPRVIPGMVSREVLIMEFIKGTPIMNLGNEMAKRGIDPGGKIAAMAKQKILSDLTLAYGQMILKDGFFHADPHPGNILICKDTEVALLDYGQVKEMPEDLRLAYANLVVAMADDDFSRAEESFRELGIRTWAITDNKLEELFQLSLRMFDTRLPPGVTVMSPFADDSSLNKIGVESFPEELFSVLRTIQLLRGLTVGMGLTFSCAQHWRPIAEEALLKAGRQSASKSRKQKRSFLRRLFW
- the LOC103636396 gene encoding protein NRT1/ PTR FAMILY 8.1, with amino-acid sequence MEVEEAVESHSHGGADRRQRKKDRRVFWACVFILANNCFQFIAYFGVSTNLVNYLKDRLHEGSKAAANGVTNWMGTCAITPLVAAFLADAFLGRYWTVALFLAISVVAYVVLAVSAAAAAQGSAGFYAGLYLLALGSALQPVLSSFGADQFDFDDDDDDHDDERGRRQSSFFNWFYLSINVGSLVGGTVLVWVQSSVGWGLGYAIPVLFSVLAVAAFLAGTATYRRHQPPAGSPFTRVAQVVVAAVRKCGVEVPEDASALHECEDADGMSAIQGSRRLAHTDQFRFLDKAAVETADDKSRRRPASAWRLCTVTQVEELKRMLRLLPVWASGIVFAAAYTQMTTTFVLQGDTLDPHVGGGFRVPAAALSVFDTLSVMLWVPLYDRLVVPLARRATGHRRGFTQLARMGAGLLVLAAAMLAAGALEVARRRVVARHGVYYDTHTGAGGDARYLPLSIFWQVPQYVVVGASEVFTLIGQIEFFYDQAPDAVRSLCSGLSITSFALGNYVSSALVAVVARATARAGRDDGWIPDDINRAHLDYFFWLLAMLCVGNFGVYLLIARWYTYKKTVD